TTCTGGCGCTGATGGACAACATCCGCGACTACGGGCTGGAAACGCCGATCACCGTCTATGGCGATGTTGACGACGCTGAGGTGGATCTCGGCGCCGGCGGTCACCGCCTGGAGGCCTGCAAGCGGTTGGGGCTAGAGTTCATTCTGTGCTTCCACAAGCGGGGCGACGATCTCGACCGTCAGCTCTGCGAGATCGACGAGAACCTGATCAGGGCCGATCTGACGCCATCCGACCGGGCGCTGTTTCTGCATCGTCGCAAGGAAATCTATCTGGTCAAGTTTCCCGATACGGCGCGTGAGGCCAGTCTGAAGCGGGGCGATGTTTCCCCGTCTCGCCAAATTGGCGAAACGGGAAAGCGCTTCACCGCTGCCACGGCGCAAGCAACCGGGCAGAAAGAGCGCACCATTCAGCGCGATGTCGAGCGCGGAGAGAAGATTTCCCGCACGGCATTGCAGATGTTGCGCGGTACCCGGCACGACAAGGGTGTGACGCTCGATCAGTTGAAGCGGCTGGAAACAGCCGAGGCACAAGAGCGCTTTGCCCGCGATCTGATTGCCGCAGACAAGGCGGTGACGGCCGAATCCAAGGCGATCCGCACCACCAACCAAAAGCATAGCCGGGACATGCGGCTGCATCTGGTGAGCGCCATTGCCGAGCATGGCCGGCGCAAAGGTGGCGACGTGCCGCGTGGTGCCTATGCCATCGGCTATGCCGACCCACCGTGGCAGCAAGAGGCCTGGAGCGATGAGACCGGGCAAGACAAGGGCCTCAAATATCCCGCCATGCCGGTGGAGGAGATCAAGGCGCTTTGCGCAGGCGACAGATCGCCCTTCACCATGGATGCGCTGTTGTTCCTGTGGGTCACCGCCAACCGGTTGCCCGATGGGATCGACGTGCTGCGGGCCTGGGGTTTTGACTATGTCACCTGCATGGCCTGGGACAAGGTGCATATCGGCATGGGCCGCTGGGTGCGGGATCGCCATGAACTGCTGTTGATCGGCAAACGCGGCAAGGTCTCGCTGGCACCATTGCCCGGCACCCAGCCGGACAGCCTCTATGCCGAGGCAAAGACCGAGCATAGCCGCAAGCCTGTGTGGTTTGCCGAACAGATCGATCGGCTGTGGCCGCAACTGCCGAAACTAGAACTGTTTCAGCGCAAGGAAAGCCTTGCCGAGGGTGACGTGCGCCTTGCCGGCAAGTGGGACTTCTGGGGCTTTGAGGCCACGCAGTCCTCGGAGGCCACGCAGACCGCGCCGGTCTCGGAAGGGGGTGGCGCATGACGGCGGATGCCTTGCAAAGACGGCACAGGGAGGTCGCCACCGTAAACCGGCTTCGTGGATCGGCCGAGCGGCTGCAAAAGGACGCCTGGACGCTGGAAGCGACACGGGACGGCCTGCGCCTGATCGTCCAGCGGCCGGATGGTGAGCTGGCGCACATTGCCACCATCCACCGCAACGCCCTGCATGATGAGCGGGATTTGCTCTGCGGTGCCCTCGATCATCTGCGAATGTTTTTGCATCTGTTCGACCGCGCGGCGATTGCGGTGCGCGATTTGCGTCAAGAGCTGGAGGTGCAGAGCCATTCACCGGCGTTGGCCCGCAAGATGCCGAACCACTCGGCGCAAGCCTCCATTCTGCTGTCCCATGCTGCCTTCCACCGGTTTCTGAGCGAGACTGGCGGCGGGTGCGTGGTTGACGACAAAGACACTGCCGACGCGGCTCTGAAGGACCGCCTCGGCATCACCAGCAAAAAACAGATCAATGAGGATGACCGCGTCAGAGCGGCCTGGCTCTCGCTGTTTGGCGAGTACGAGGCGTGGCTGCGCAGCGGGGGTGAAGCATGACCAGTCGTGACTTTCCAGAGGTCTCTATTCCCTATGGCAAGCGCACCGCTAAGGCGATGCGGATCGCCTGCGGGTGCTGCGACGTCGTTTCCTATTTCCCGCATCACACCGGGATCATCGTCAAGCCGTCCCTCGCGGCAATCCAGCATTTCCAGACCAAAGGGTGGGTCGTTGGCAGCAGTCCGAAAGAGGACTTTTGCCCAAAACACGCCAACCCGTCCAAGCGCAAAGGAGCGATTATCATGGCCGAGAACACAGCACCGGTTGCGGACAAGCCGCGTGACATGAGCCGTGAGGATCGCGCCATCATCTTTGACAAGCTCAATGAGGTCTATGGCAAGGATGCCTATAAAGCGCCCTGGACAGACAGCATGGTTGCCAAGGATCTCGGTGTGCCGCGAGATTGGGTGTCGGTGACACGGGATGCGATGTTCGGCCCGGCCGGTTCCAATCCGCTGTTTGATGACTTTCTGCTCGAAAGCGCCCGGATGGAAAGCCAGTTCCGCACCTATGCCAGTGCTTGCGAAGCGGCAACACAGGCCGTGGACGCGCAGAAGGCGGCTCAGGCGGCGCTGTCCAAGCAGATGGACGCCTATCGCGCCCTGGCACGCAAGGTGGAGCGGGAGATTGGCCGATGACAGGGCTTCTTCCCATCGTTGAGCAGCTTTGCGATTGCCAGACGGACGCGGAGCGGGCCGACTGGCTGCTCAGGGTACCGCAGGGTGTCATTTACCGCGACAACGCCGCGATCCGCATGGTGTTGCGCACGGCGGGTTTCCTGATCGGCGTCGAATACATTGATGCCGAGTTGGCAGCGCTTAACTCCACCCGCACCGAGCAGGGCTGCTGGCGCGATAGCGTGTTGCTGTCCATCGGGGCGACCAGGGCGGCGCTGCTCGCTGTGGCGCGCAAAGGCGGTGGGCAGTGAGCGGCGAAGCGACAATCCGGCGCGGCGTACGCAATGCGCGCTATGCCGCCATTCCCAACCATGTGTTTGAAGATGCCAGGCTCTCCATGGAGGCCCGTTGGTTGCTGTCTTATCTGCTGTCGAAGCCCGACAATTGGACCGTGGTGATCGGGGACATCGTCCGCAAGGGCAATTGCGGGCGCGACAAGGCCCGCAAGATGATCGCGGAGCTGGTGGAGACAGGCTACGCGGAGCGGGAGCAGACCCGCGCCGATGGCAAGTTCGGCGCAACGGTTCTTGTCATCTTTGACGAGCCACGCCAGGCGGTCCCGGATGTCTCCGACGTCTCCGACGTCTCCGATAACACCGATGCCTCCGACAACGCCGACAACACTAATGCCTCTGGCATCGCCGATGCCTCTGGCGGCTCGGGCAACGCCGATGCCTCCGCCAAATCCGACGGTTCTGACGGTTCCGATGCGCCAACCAAAACTGTTGCATTTCTACCGCAGACTGAAACGCCGTCGCCGGCAAAACCGTCGCCGGTTTTACCGGCGCCGGTAAAATCGGCACCTAGTAATAACTTAGATCTAGCAAAGACTGACTCTTACCAAGGGGAGGGAGTTTGCGAACTGGTTTCGCAAGGCAATGCGGTTCTCGTTGTGGACGATAAGGCAGCCAAGCGCACTGAGCGAGCCCGGATCGGTCGGCAGTTTGACGCCTGGTACAAACTCTGGCCCAAGCCCGGCAGTCCCGAGTTTGCCCGCAATGCCTGGTTTGCGCTGTCGGCTGAGGAGCGGGACGCCTGCATTGAGCGAACACCAGCCTATCTCGCCTGGGCAAAGCGCGACGACCTGACAGCGCCCGCCGTTTACCTGAAAGCACGGGCTTGGACAGACCTGCCAGACCATCTGGCTGCCACCCAGGAGCCAGCACGCGTGGTCGCCAAGCCGTGCGGCAAGCTTTGGATGGGACGGCGACTGGAGGCTCTGCTGTCAGACCCGACCGGCCCGTTCTTCATCACGGCTTTCGATGAACGACGGATTGCCACCGGTGCGATCAGCCGGGAAGCGCTGATCTGGGAAAAGCGCCGGGAACACGGCTGGCCGTTGGTGGTCAAAATGCAAGACCGGGCCCTTCGTGGCGAACCGTTTGTGACCTCGGCGGATCTGTTGCCGCTGGTGGCCGACTTTGTCGGGGTCAAGCCGGACAGCGACCTGTTTGCCGCTTGGCACCGGCTCCATGAGCGGCGGGGATGGATGTTTATCGATGGTCGGTGCGAGTGGAATTACTTCCCGCCGGTGGACCCCGCAGAGCCCGATCTCGACGCGGCGGTCGAGGCCGCCCTTCAGCACTTCAAAATCAGCCTCAGCGAGGGACGCACCCATGATGCAGCATAACGGCAAACTTCTGAATAGCGTCTCGAACGATAGGCTTGCGAAGCTGACGGACGCCAAAGTCCTTGAGGTCAAGCGCCAACGCCAGATCGCCATGGCCAGGCGTGACCGCCCTGACTTCGACCAACTGGCCCGCTGGGTGGTGGCAAGCTGCAAGATCGGCATGGAACAGGTGATCCGCGATAGCCTTGGACAGCAGGAAATCGAATGCTGGTGCCCATGCGAGCGGCTGAGACTGCCACCCAGGCGCGGCAAGCCAGCGATCATCGTCCAGCGAGCATTATTCCGTGGCTACCTGTTCGTGCAGGTGATCCCGGACAATGAAGCCTATGTCGGTCTCATGCTGGCCTCCAAACTGCGGAGCCTGATGGGCAGGGATGGCAAGCCCTACCTGATGCCGGAACCCTTGATGCGACAGCTGCTCCTATCGGCCAAGACTGCGGAGAGGAAGCATATGGATGCGGGCGACGTTCCACCCATGCCGGATGTGCTGGGCAAGCAGGTGACGATCCGCTCAGGACCGTTTGCCGACTTCGTGGTGACGGTGCGCAAGGTGCTGTCCAAGCGTGGTCAGGTGGTGGTGGACGTGCCGCTGTTTGGCGGGATGAGTGAGATCACCATGGGCATTGATGCCATTGCGACCTGAGGTCATCGCTTGAGAGGTGAAGACCCCTCGGACGATGGTCAGATGGCCTCAATGTCCCCGGGGGGCAGGGGGGTGGGTTAGCCTTGAACCCGATCCGCCTCCCGCACCGGCGTCAGTCATTCGTGTGTAGCGAGTGGAAATTGGAGACAAAAAGCCACTCTTGGAGAGCAGGGAAACACAAGACCAAGGTGAATGTCGCAGTGCCAGGATGGGCAGCCTCGCTCAGAACCGGCGCTCATTCGCTGGCCGGTCTATCGCTCACGGTTTCTGGTTTTGCGATCTCTACAGGCACGAACAGTAGAACATTGAAACCGTCGTCCGGATCGTAGTGTGCCGGATCGAGCAGGATATGGCCATGGTTCTGCATGAACCAATGAGCGACATCGCGATTATAGAACGTCGTGATCAGCGCCATGATCCGGTCGCTCGCCATGGCAAGAGTTTCACCGGTCGACAGACGTTTTGTATTGAGTATGACCAATTTACGTTGGGCGGGAAAGCCGGCGTCGGAAACGTGGACTGAAAGTCTGCCCTCCTGGTAGCTTCTCACACGCACCCGGAGCCTAGGAGGGCGTAGGGCATCGAAATGAGCGTTTATTGCCTTCAGTCGTGCCTTAGCCTCGGTCTTGGTGATGCTGACTTCGGGCAAGACGTCGCTAACGGGCGCAAGCTGATCGCCGAAATGCTGCCGGGTCATCTCTTCCGAGTGTTCGGCATAAGCCAGGTGTTTGACCGGTAATTCCTCCAGCCATTTTCGGCGCAGTGCGATTGCCATGGCTTTTGCTTGCTCCTCACCATATTCGCGTACGGAGAACTTCTCGCGTTTGTGCTCTGTGCGGGTGAGGAGAGATGCTTCCCAAGCTTCGTCCTCTGCCAGTTCGACGTGGCGCACACCTGAAATGCCACTCTTGTTATTCTTGCGGAGCAGAACGGCCTGCTCATGATTGGTGGCAGGTGGCAGGACAGATATGGCCGCATCGCGATAGGCTTTCGCCTGATCGAAGCTTGCCTGCGGCGATCCGTAAATGCTGTCCTTGAACAGCCGCACGACCCGGATGCCGCGTCGCCTCAAATCCACCCACCAGCCGGCGCCGTGGTTCTCGTTATGCTCTTCGCGGAAGAGCGCGTAGGTATCAGCGTCGTCCAATGTGATTTGGCTACCTTGGTTGAGCTGGAAAGCCGTTTGCCGTTACAGCATATTCAACAAGGATGTCCAACAGTCAGTAACGCTTGCCTTCATCCTATGATTTCGCCGTCCATGTTGCTTCTATAGCTATCGCCTTGAGCTGAAATCTTTGTGCAGCGCATAAGTCCATCATTCGTCTTGCGCGCACCCTGAAACACATAAAAAGTTTCATCGTCCGCATCGAACCGCGTCACGAAAACCCCTGGTAGATTGTCGACAAAGGCCCAATCCGGTTCAAATCGCCACGACGGAGCAGGTCCCAAAGATTTGAACATAGGCATGATTTCCTGCTCAATCCAAGCGTCAATATCTGCGGGCTTCGTTTCGTTATAAGCCTCAAAAATCGTCGCCATGAACGAATCATCCAAATTCGAACAATATTTATCAAGAGTTGTGGAAAATTTAGACCGAAACCGCCCGTAGGGACTTTCCATTTCAGCTTTAATAGCCGCTCCCTTTGCTCTGAATTTCGCCCGAATTTCATCCGCTTTAGACATCACAGCCACCTACCAACTGTTTATACCACAGTTAATTTTGATTAGATCATACCTGGTATGTCGGAGTGGATCCATGGCTTCTTGACCCCAAGGTCTCGACGGGACGAGATTCCATTCGTTCAGCTGGCCGTAATCGTCTTTGGTGGGCTGGATCTTTTCACCTTTCGGGGCCCTGGCGACCTGCACCACACCGCCGGCGCTGCCAGCCGCTCGGCTTTGGCGCCGGCACAGTGGAACCGAAGGTCTCGTCAAAGGCCCGGCCATAGGGTGTCGGCTGATCGGCGATGCTAACGTAGGAAAAGGCGCCGGCTGATTGCGGGCTCCGTCATGTTTAAAATATTATAATTGTTATTTGCTCACCACCATTTCGGGAAGTTTAAAAAAAATTCTTTCAAATCCAAT
This region of Agrobacterium vitis genomic DNA includes:
- a CDS encoding helix-turn-helix domain-containing protein yields the protein MSGEATIRRGVRNARYAAIPNHVFEDARLSMEARWLLSYLLSKPDNWTVVIGDIVRKGNCGRDKARKMIAELVETGYAEREQTRADGKFGATVLVIFDEPRQAVPDVSDVSDVSDNTDASDNADNTNASGIADASGGSGNADASAKSDGSDGSDAPTKTVAFLPQTETPSPAKPSPVLPAPVKSAPSNNLDLAKTDSYQGEGVCELVSQGNAVLVVDDKAAKRTERARIGRQFDAWYKLWPKPGSPEFARNAWFALSAEERDACIERTPAYLAWAKRDDLTAPAVYLKARAWTDLPDHLAATQEPARVVAKPCGKLWMGRRLEALLSDPTGPFFITAFDERRIATGAISREALIWEKRREHGWPLVVKMQDRALRGEPFVTSADLLPLVADFVGVKPDSDLFAAWHRLHERRGWMFIDGRCEWNYFPPVDPAEPDLDAAVEAALQHFKISLSEGRTHDAA
- a CDS encoding MT-A70 family methyltransferase, which gives rise to MAGYASVKYPKPGSAGLSLILIAIRDGEVVTKDVAQVIAANKVAAEGCGYLIRDQKDGNRWYPTDRAREMLVALSLSDVAPVIQPKTKVATERRIDSIRAEHRLRTLNETTVLALMDNIRDYGLETPITVYGDVDDAEVDLGAGGHRLEACKRLGLEFILCFHKRGDDLDRQLCEIDENLIRADLTPSDRALFLHRRKEIYLVKFPDTAREASLKRGDVSPSRQIGETGKRFTAATAQATGQKERTIQRDVERGEKISRTALQMLRGTRHDKGVTLDQLKRLETAEAQERFARDLIAADKAVTAESKAIRTTNQKHSRDMRLHLVSAIAEHGRRKGGDVPRGAYAIGYADPPWQQEAWSDETGQDKGLKYPAMPVEEIKALCAGDRSPFTMDALLFLWVTANRLPDGIDVLRAWGFDYVTCMAWDKVHIGMGRWVRDRHELLLIGKRGKVSLAPLPGTQPDSLYAEAKTEHSRKPVWFAEQIDRLWPQLPKLELFQRKESLAEGDVRLAGKWDFWGFEATQSSEATQTAPVSEGGGA
- a CDS encoding transcription termination/antitermination NusG family protein, whose translation is MMQHNGKLLNSVSNDRLAKLTDAKVLEVKRQRQIAMARRDRPDFDQLARWVVASCKIGMEQVIRDSLGQQEIECWCPCERLRLPPRRGKPAIIVQRALFRGYLFVQVIPDNEAYVGLMLASKLRSLMGRDGKPYLMPEPLMRQLLLSAKTAERKHMDAGDVPPMPDVLGKQVTIRSGPFADFVVTVRKVLSKRGQVVVDVPLFGGMSEITMGIDAIAT